One stretch of Cygnus olor isolate bCygOlo1 unplaced genomic scaffold, bCygOlo1.pri.v2 scaffold_170_ctg1, whole genome shotgun sequence DNA includes these proteins:
- the LOC121063294 gene encoding uncharacterized protein LOC121063294 isoform X4: MWSSMVQNPSSVVQRGQAPLQCGPAQSGAHPMWPRVHLMWSNAHPTWSSTVRGSSYVAQNSSGMVQHSSYVVQRSPGFICHGPTLIQSGPAQPEAPPPHPRLLQRDAVWSKAHPVRSDVAQGSPDVVQCGPRSPAVVQHNPRLIQRGLGLILCGPARPEACPTRLKLGQCSPKPTEAHTRWPKAPVRWPQNSREVAQGSSSMAQTISRLIQHGPKLVQHGPRPSQRGPNHLKAHPMWPKPPQGSSNVAQGSSNVAQTIPRLIEHSPSHYPTHSEPPQGSHEVAQRSPKVARGSPNAFQTIPRLAHPGPTHPRTHPAPRGPSSSTQPLSDLPGTDPKSGPFPSNRTASEHRSRKTFEGARPPAQRCLFAGNATFLPVSRNSGIKHLPEGSWGDPNPFCLDLCFFLLLLFVYFFPIFFLFLQKRRC, encoded by the exons ATGTGGTCCAGCATGGTCCAAAACCCATCCAGCGTGGTCCAGCGTGGTCAAGCACCTCTCCAGTGTGGTCCAGCACAGTCCGGGGCTCATCCTATGTGGCCCAGGGTTCATCTGATGTGGTCCAACGCT CATCCAACGTGGTCCAGCACAGTCCGTGGCTCATCCTACGTGGCCCAGAACTCATCTGGTATGGTTCAGCACTCATCCTA CGTGGTCCAGCGCAGCCCAGGGTTCATCTGCCATGGCCCGACGCTCATCCAAAGTGGTCCAGCACAGCCCGAGGCTCCTCCACCACATCCAAGGCTCCTCCAGCGTGATGCAGTGTGGTCCAAGGCTCACCCAGTGCGGTCTGACGTGGCCCAAGGCTCACCCGATGTGGTCCAGTGCGGCCCGCGCTCTCCTGCTGTGGTTCAGCACAACCCAAGGCTTATCCAACGTGGCCTGGGCCTCATCCTGTGTGGTCCCGCGAGGCCCGAGGCTTGTCCGACACGGCTCAAGTTGGGCCAGTGCAGCCCCAAACCAACCGAGGCTCACACAAGATGGCCCAAAGCTCCCGTGAGGTGGCCCCAAAACTCACGTGAGGTGGCCCAAGGCTCATCCAGCATGGCCCAAACCATCTCAAGGCTCATCCAGCATGGCCCAAAGCTCGTCCAACATGGCCCAAGGCCCAGCCAACGTGGCCCAAACCACCTCAAGGCTCATCCAATGTGGCCCAAACCACCTCAAGGCTCATCCAACGTGGCCCAAG GCTCATCCAACGTGGCCCAAACAATCCCAAGGCTCATCGAGCACAGCCCAAGCCATTACCCAACGCATTCTGAACCACCCCAAGGCTCACACGAGGTGGCCCAGCGCTCCCCCA AGGTGGCCCGAGGCTCACCCAACGCATTCCAAACCATTCCAAGGCTCGCCCACCCTGGCCCGACGCATCCCAGGACCCATCCTGCGCCCCGAggcccctccagcagcacccaacCCTTGTCCGACCTCCCCGGGACCGACCCTAAATCGGGGCCGTTTCCCTCAAATCGCACCGCGAGCGAGCACCGGAGCAGGAAAACCTTCGAGGGCGCCCGGCCGCCCGCTCAACGCTGCCTTTTTGCCGGGAACGCCACATTTCTCCCCGTTTCCAGGAATTCTGGCATTAAGCACTTAccggaggggagctggggggaccCCAATCCGTTTTGTctggatttgtgtttttttttgttgttgttgtttgtttattttttccccattttttttcttttcctccagaaacGCCGGTGCTGA
- the LOC121063294 gene encoding uncharacterized protein LOC121063294 isoform X3: protein MWSSMVQNPSSVVQRGQAPLQCGPAQSGAHPMWPRVHLMWSNAHPTWSSTVRGSSYVAQNSSGMVQHSSYVVQRSPGFICHGPTLIQSGPAQPEAPPPHPRLLQRDAVWSKAHPVRSDVAQGSPDVVQCGPRSPAVVQHNPRLIQRGLGLILCGPARPEACPTRLKLGQCSPKPTEAHTRWPKAPVRWPQNSREVAQGSSSMAQTISRLIQHGPKLVQHGPRPSQRGPNHLKAHPTWPKAHPTWPKAHPTWPKQSQGSSSTAQAITQRILNHPKAHTRWPSAPPTQPEPSQGSRQVARGSPNAFQTIPRLAHPGPTHPRTHPAPRGPSSSTQPLSDLPGTDPKSGPFPSNRTASEHRSRKTFEGARPPAQRCLFAGNATFLPVSRNSGIKHLPEGSWGDPNPFCLDLCFFLLLLFVYFFPIFFLFLQKRRC, encoded by the exons ATGTGGTCCAGCATGGTCCAAAACCCATCCAGCGTGGTCCAGCGTGGTCAAGCACCTCTCCAGTGTGGTCCAGCACAGTCCGGGGCTCATCCTATGTGGCCCAGGGTTCATCTGATGTGGTCCAACGCT CATCCAACGTGGTCCAGCACAGTCCGTGGCTCATCCTACGTGGCCCAGAACTCATCTGGTATGGTTCAGCACTCATCCTA CGTGGTCCAGCGCAGCCCAGGGTTCATCTGCCATGGCCCGACGCTCATCCAAAGTGGTCCAGCACAGCCCGAGGCTCCTCCACCACATCCAAGGCTCCTCCAGCGTGATGCAGTGTGGTCCAAGGCTCACCCAGTGCGGTCTGACGTGGCCCAAGGCTCACCCGATGTGGTCCAGTGCGGCCCGCGCTCTCCTGCTGTGGTTCAGCACAACCCAAGGCTTATCCAACGTGGCCTGGGCCTCATCCTGTGTGGTCCCGCGAGGCCCGAGGCTTGTCCGACACGGCTCAAGTTGGGCCAGTGCAGCCCCAAACCAACCGAGGCTCACACAAGATGGCCCAAAGCTCCCGTGAGGTGGCCCCAAAACTCACGTGAGGTGGCCCAAGGCTCATCCAGCATGGCCCAAACCATCTCAAGGCTCATCCAGCATGGCCCAAAGCTCGTCCAACATGGCCCAAGGCCCAGCCAACGTGGCCCAAACCACCTCAAG GCTCATCCAACGTGGCCCAAGGCCCATCCAACGTGGCCCAAG GCTCATCCAACGTGGCCCAAACAATCCCAAGGCTCATCGAGCACAGCCCAAGCCATTACCCAACGCATTCTGAACCACCCCAAGGCTCACACGAGGTGGCCCAGCGCTCCCCCAACACAACCCGAACCATCCCAAGGCTCACGCCAGGTGGCCCGAGGCTCACCCAACGCATTCCAAACCATTCCAAGGCTCGCCCACCCTGGCCCGACGCATCCCAGGACCCATCCTGCGCCCCGAggcccctccagcagcacccaacCCTTGTCCGACCTCCCCGGGACCGACCCTAAATCGGGGCCGTTTCCCTCAAATCGCACCGCGAGCGAGCACCGGAGCAGGAAAACCTTCGAGGGCGCCCGGCCGCCCGCTCAACGCTGCCTTTTTGCCGGGAACGCCACATTTCTCCCCGTTTCCAGGAATTCTGGCATTAAGCACTTAccggaggggagctggggggaccCCAATCCGTTTTGTctggatttgtgtttttttttgttgttgttgtttgtttattttttccccattttttttcttttcctccagaaacGCCGGTGCTGA
- the LOC121063294 gene encoding DNA-directed RNA polymerase II subunit RPB1-like isoform X7: MWSSMVQNPSSVVQRGQAPLQCGPAQSGAHPMWPRVHLMWSNAHPTWSSTVRGSSYVAQNSSGMVQHSSYVVQRSPGFICHGPTLIQSGPAQPEAPPPHPRLLQRDAVWSKAHPVRSDVAQGSPDVVQCGPRSPAVVQHNPRLIQRGLGLILCGPARPEACPTRLKLGQCSPKPTEAHTRWPKAPVRWPQNSREVAQGSSSMAQTISRLIQHGPKLVQHGPRPSQRGPNHLKAHPAWPKTQPTWPKPPRGSSNVAQTIPRLIEHSPSHYPTHSEPPQGSHEVAQRSPKVARGSPNAFQTIPRLAHPGPTHPRTHPAPRGPSSSTQPLSDLPGTDPKSGPFPSNRTASEHRSRKTFEGARPPAQRCLFAGNATFLPVSRNSGIKHLPEGSWGDPNPFCLDLCFFLLLLFVYFFPIFFLFLQKRRC, encoded by the exons ATGTGGTCCAGCATGGTCCAAAACCCATCCAGCGTGGTCCAGCGTGGTCAAGCACCTCTCCAGTGTGGTCCAGCACAGTCCGGGGCTCATCCTATGTGGCCCAGGGTTCATCTGATGTGGTCCAACGCT CATCCAACGTGGTCCAGCACAGTCCGTGGCTCATCCTACGTGGCCCAGAACTCATCTGGTATGGTTCAGCACTCATCCTA CGTGGTCCAGCGCAGCCCAGGGTTCATCTGCCATGGCCCGACGCTCATCCAAAGTGGTCCAGCACAGCCCGAGGCTCCTCCACCACATCCAAGGCTCCTCCAGCGTGATGCAGTGTGGTCCAAGGCTCACCCAGTGCGGTCTGACGTGGCCCAAGGCTCACCCGATGTGGTCCAGTGCGGCCCGCGCTCTCCTGCTGTGGTTCAGCACAACCCAAGGCTTATCCAACGTGGCCTGGGCCTCATCCTGTGTGGTCCCGCGAGGCCCGAGGCTTGTCCGACACGGCTCAAGTTGGGCCAGTGCAGCCCCAAACCAACCGAGGCTCACACAAGATGGCCCAAAGCTCCCGTGAGGTGGCCCCAAAACTCACGTGAGGTGGCCCAAGGCTCATCCAGCATGGCCCAAACCATCTCAAGGCTCATCCAGCATGGCCCAAAGCTCGTCCAACATGGCCCAAGGCCCAGCCAACGTGGCCCAAACCACCTCAAG GCCCATCCAGCGTGGCCCAAGACCCAGCCAACGTGGCCCAAACCACCTCGAGGCTCATCCAACGTGGCCCAAACAATCCCAAGGCTCATCGAGCACAGCCCAAGCCATTACCCAACGCATTCTGAACCACCCCAAGGCTCACACGAGGTGGCCCAGCGCTCCCCCA AGGTGGCCCGAGGCTCACCCAACGCATTCCAAACCATTCCAAGGCTCGCCCACCCTGGCCCGACGCATCCCAGGACCCATCCTGCGCCCCGAggcccctccagcagcacccaacCCTTGTCCGACCTCCCCGGGACCGACCCTAAATCGGGGCCGTTTCCCTCAAATCGCACCGCGAGCGAGCACCGGAGCAGGAAAACCTTCGAGGGCGCCCGGCCGCCCGCTCAACGCTGCCTTTTTGCCGGGAACGCCACATTTCTCCCCGTTTCCAGGAATTCTGGCATTAAGCACTTAccggaggggagctggggggaccCCAATCCGTTTTGTctggatttgtgtttttttttgttgttgttgtttgtttattttttccccattttttttcttttcctccagaaacGCCGGTGCTGA
- the LOC121063294 gene encoding DNA-directed RNA polymerase II subunit RPB1-like isoform X12, with product MWSSMVQNPSSVVQRGQAPLQCGPAQSGAHPMWPRVHLMWSNAHPTWSSTVRGSSYVAQNSSGMVQHSSYVVQRSPGFICHGPTLIQSGPAQPEAPPPHPRLLQRDAVWSKAHPVRSDVAQGSPDVVQCGPRSPAVVQHNPRLIQRGLGLILCGPARPEACPTRLKLGQCSPKPTEAHTRWPKAPVRWPQNSREVAQGSSSMAQTISRLIQHGPKLVQHGPRPSQRGPNHLKAHPMWPKPPQGSSNVAQGSSNVAQTIPRLIEHSPSHYPTHSEPPQGSHEVAQRSPNTTRTIPRLTPGGPRLTQRIPNHSKARPPWPDASQDPSCAPRPLQQHPTLVRPPRDRP from the exons ATGTGGTCCAGCATGGTCCAAAACCCATCCAGCGTGGTCCAGCGTGGTCAAGCACCTCTCCAGTGTGGTCCAGCACAGTCCGGGGCTCATCCTATGTGGCCCAGGGTTCATCTGATGTGGTCCAACGCT CATCCAACGTGGTCCAGCACAGTCCGTGGCTCATCCTACGTGGCCCAGAACTCATCTGGTATGGTTCAGCACTCATCCTA CGTGGTCCAGCGCAGCCCAGGGTTCATCTGCCATGGCCCGACGCTCATCCAAAGTGGTCCAGCACAGCCCGAGGCTCCTCCACCACATCCAAGGCTCCTCCAGCGTGATGCAGTGTGGTCCAAGGCTCACCCAGTGCGGTCTGACGTGGCCCAAGGCTCACCCGATGTGGTCCAGTGCGGCCCGCGCTCTCCTGCTGTGGTTCAGCACAACCCAAGGCTTATCCAACGTGGCCTGGGCCTCATCCTGTGTGGTCCCGCGAGGCCCGAGGCTTGTCCGACACGGCTCAAGTTGGGCCAGTGCAGCCCCAAACCAACCGAGGCTCACACAAGATGGCCCAAAGCTCCCGTGAGGTGGCCCCAAAACTCACGTGAGGTGGCCCAAGGCTCATCCAGCATGGCCCAAACCATCTCAAGGCTCATCCAGCATGGCCCAAAGCTCGTCCAACATGGCCCAAGGCCCAGCCAACGTGGCCCAAACCACCTCAAGGCTCATCCAATGTGGCCCAAACCACCTCAAGGCTCATCCAACGTGGCCCAAG GCTCATCCAACGTGGCCCAAACAATCCCAAGGCTCATCGAGCACAGCCCAAGCCATTACCCAACGCATTCTGAACCACCCCAAGGCTCACACGAGGTGGCCCAGCGCTCCCCCAACACAACCCGAACCATCCCAAGGCTCACGCCAGGTGGCCCGAGGCTCACCCAACGCATTCCAAACCATTCCAAGGCTCGCCCACCCTGGCCCGACGCATCCCAGGACCCATCCTGCGCCCCGAggcccctccagcagcacccaacCCTTGTCCGACCTCCCCGGGACCGACCCTAA
- the LOC121063294 gene encoding uncharacterized protein LOC121063294 isoform X6, protein MWSSMVQNPSSVVQRGQAPLQCGPAQSGAHPMWPRVHLMWSNAHPTWSSTVRGSSYVAQNSSGMVQHSSYVVQRSPGFICHGPTLIQSGPAQPEAPPPHPRLLQRDAVWSKAHPVRSDVAQGSPDVVQCGPRSPAVVQHNPRLIQRGLGLILCGPARPEACPTRLKLGQCSPKPTEAHTRWPKAPVRWPQNSREVAQGSSSMAQTISRLIQHGPKLVQHGPRPSQRGPNHLKAHPTWPKAHPTWPKQSQGSSSTAQAITQRILNHPKAHTRWPSAPPTQPEPSQGSRQVARGSPNAFQTIPRLAHPGPTHPRTHPAPRGPSSSTQPLSDLPGTDPKSGPFPSNRTASEHRSRKTFEGARPPAQRCLFAGNATFLPVSRNSGIKHLPEGSWGDPNPFCLDLCFFLLLLFVYFFPIFFLFLQKRRC, encoded by the exons ATGTGGTCCAGCATGGTCCAAAACCCATCCAGCGTGGTCCAGCGTGGTCAAGCACCTCTCCAGTGTGGTCCAGCACAGTCCGGGGCTCATCCTATGTGGCCCAGGGTTCATCTGATGTGGTCCAACGCT CATCCAACGTGGTCCAGCACAGTCCGTGGCTCATCCTACGTGGCCCAGAACTCATCTGGTATGGTTCAGCACTCATCCTA CGTGGTCCAGCGCAGCCCAGGGTTCATCTGCCATGGCCCGACGCTCATCCAAAGTGGTCCAGCACAGCCCGAGGCTCCTCCACCACATCCAAGGCTCCTCCAGCGTGATGCAGTGTGGTCCAAGGCTCACCCAGTGCGGTCTGACGTGGCCCAAGGCTCACCCGATGTGGTCCAGTGCGGCCCGCGCTCTCCTGCTGTGGTTCAGCACAACCCAAGGCTTATCCAACGTGGCCTGGGCCTCATCCTGTGTGGTCCCGCGAGGCCCGAGGCTTGTCCGACACGGCTCAAGTTGGGCCAGTGCAGCCCCAAACCAACCGAGGCTCACACAAGATGGCCCAAAGCTCCCGTGAGGTGGCCCCAAAACTCACGTGAGGTGGCCCAAGGCTCATCCAGCATGGCCCAAACCATCTCAAGGCTCATCCAGCATGGCCCAAAGCTCGTCCAACATGGCCCAAGGCCCAGCCAACGTGGCCCAAACCACCTCAAG GCTCATCCAACGTGGCCCAAG GCTCATCCAACGTGGCCCAAACAATCCCAAGGCTCATCGAGCACAGCCCAAGCCATTACCCAACGCATTCTGAACCACCCCAAGGCTCACACGAGGTGGCCCAGCGCTCCCCCAACACAACCCGAACCATCCCAAGGCTCACGCCAGGTGGCCCGAGGCTCACCCAACGCATTCCAAACCATTCCAAGGCTCGCCCACCCTGGCCCGACGCATCCCAGGACCCATCCTGCGCCCCGAggcccctccagcagcacccaacCCTTGTCCGACCTCCCCGGGACCGACCCTAAATCGGGGCCGTTTCCCTCAAATCGCACCGCGAGCGAGCACCGGAGCAGGAAAACCTTCGAGGGCGCCCGGCCGCCCGCTCAACGCTGCCTTTTTGCCGGGAACGCCACATTTCTCCCCGTTTCCAGGAATTCTGGCATTAAGCACTTAccggaggggagctggggggaccCCAATCCGTTTTGTctggatttgtgtttttttttgttgttgttgtttgtttattttttccccattttttttcttttcctccagaaacGCCGGTGCTGA
- the LOC121063294 gene encoding uncharacterized protein LOC121063294 isoform X2 gives MWSSMVQNPSSVVQRGQAPLQCGPAQSGAHPMWPRVHLMWSNAHPTWSSTVRGSSYVAQNSSGMVQHSSYVVQRSPGFICHGPTLIQSGPAQPEAPPPHPRLLQRDAVWSKAHPVRSDVAQGSPDVVQCGPRSPAVVQHNPRLIQRGLGLILCGPARPEACPTRLKLGQCSPKPTEAHTRWPKAPVRWPQNSREVAQGSSSMAQTISRLIQHGPKLVQHGPRPSQRGPNHLKAHPMWPKPPQGSSNVAQGPSNVAQGSSNVAQTIPRLIEHSPSHYPTHSEPPQGSHEVAQRSPKVARGSPNAFQTIPRLAHPGPTHPRTHPAPRGPSSSTQPLSDLPGTDPKSGPFPSNRTASEHRSRKTFEGARPPAQRCLFAGNATFLPVSRNSGIKHLPEGSWGDPNPFCLDLCFFLLLLFVYFFPIFFLFLQKRRC, from the exons ATGTGGTCCAGCATGGTCCAAAACCCATCCAGCGTGGTCCAGCGTGGTCAAGCACCTCTCCAGTGTGGTCCAGCACAGTCCGGGGCTCATCCTATGTGGCCCAGGGTTCATCTGATGTGGTCCAACGCT CATCCAACGTGGTCCAGCACAGTCCGTGGCTCATCCTACGTGGCCCAGAACTCATCTGGTATGGTTCAGCACTCATCCTA CGTGGTCCAGCGCAGCCCAGGGTTCATCTGCCATGGCCCGACGCTCATCCAAAGTGGTCCAGCACAGCCCGAGGCTCCTCCACCACATCCAAGGCTCCTCCAGCGTGATGCAGTGTGGTCCAAGGCTCACCCAGTGCGGTCTGACGTGGCCCAAGGCTCACCCGATGTGGTCCAGTGCGGCCCGCGCTCTCCTGCTGTGGTTCAGCACAACCCAAGGCTTATCCAACGTGGCCTGGGCCTCATCCTGTGTGGTCCCGCGAGGCCCGAGGCTTGTCCGACACGGCTCAAGTTGGGCCAGTGCAGCCCCAAACCAACCGAGGCTCACACAAGATGGCCCAAAGCTCCCGTGAGGTGGCCCCAAAACTCACGTGAGGTGGCCCAAGGCTCATCCAGCATGGCCCAAACCATCTCAAGGCTCATCCAGCATGGCCCAAAGCTCGTCCAACATGGCCCAAGGCCCAGCCAACGTGGCCCAAACCACCTCAAGGCTCATCCAATGTGGCCCAAACCACCTCAAGGCTCATCCAACGTGGCCCAAGGCCCATCCAACGTGGCCCAAG GCTCATCCAACGTGGCCCAAACAATCCCAAGGCTCATCGAGCACAGCCCAAGCCATTACCCAACGCATTCTGAACCACCCCAAGGCTCACACGAGGTGGCCCAGCGCTCCCCCA AGGTGGCCCGAGGCTCACCCAACGCATTCCAAACCATTCCAAGGCTCGCCCACCCTGGCCCGACGCATCCCAGGACCCATCCTGCGCCCCGAggcccctccagcagcacccaacCCTTGTCCGACCTCCCCGGGACCGACCCTAAATCGGGGCCGTTTCCCTCAAATCGCACCGCGAGCGAGCACCGGAGCAGGAAAACCTTCGAGGGCGCCCGGCCGCCCGCTCAACGCTGCCTTTTTGCCGGGAACGCCACATTTCTCCCCGTTTCCAGGAATTCTGGCATTAAGCACTTAccggaggggagctggggggaccCCAATCCGTTTTGTctggatttgtgtttttttttgttgttgttgtttgtttattttttccccattttttttcttttcctccagaaacGCCGGTGCTGA
- the LOC121063294 gene encoding uncharacterized protein LOC121063294 isoform X13, translating into MWSSMVQNPSSVVQRGQAPLQCGPAQSGAHPMWPRVHLMWSNAHPTWSSTVRGSSYVAQNSSGMVQHSSYVVQRSPGFICHGPTLIQSGPAQPEAPPPHPRLLQRDAVWSKAHPVRSDVAQGSPDVVQCGPRSPAVVQHNPRLIQRGLGLILCGPARPEACPTRLKLGQCSPKPTEAHTRWPKAPVRWPQNSREVAQGSSSMAQTISRLIQHGPKLVQHGPRPSQRGPNHLKAHPMWPKPPQGSSNVAQGPSNVAQGPSSVAQDPANVAQTTSRLIQRGPNNPKAHRAQPKPLPNAF; encoded by the exons ATGTGGTCCAGCATGGTCCAAAACCCATCCAGCGTGGTCCAGCGTGGTCAAGCACCTCTCCAGTGTGGTCCAGCACAGTCCGGGGCTCATCCTATGTGGCCCAGGGTTCATCTGATGTGGTCCAACGCT CATCCAACGTGGTCCAGCACAGTCCGTGGCTCATCCTACGTGGCCCAGAACTCATCTGGTATGGTTCAGCACTCATCCTA CGTGGTCCAGCGCAGCCCAGGGTTCATCTGCCATGGCCCGACGCTCATCCAAAGTGGTCCAGCACAGCCCGAGGCTCCTCCACCACATCCAAGGCTCCTCCAGCGTGATGCAGTGTGGTCCAAGGCTCACCCAGTGCGGTCTGACGTGGCCCAAGGCTCACCCGATGTGGTCCAGTGCGGCCCGCGCTCTCCTGCTGTGGTTCAGCACAACCCAAGGCTTATCCAACGTGGCCTGGGCCTCATCCTGTGTGGTCCCGCGAGGCCCGAGGCTTGTCCGACACGGCTCAAGTTGGGCCAGTGCAGCCCCAAACCAACCGAGGCTCACACAAGATGGCCCAAAGCTCCCGTGAGGTGGCCCCAAAACTCACGTGAGGTGGCCCAAGGCTCATCCAGCATGGCCCAAACCATCTCAAGGCTCATCCAGCATGGCCCAAAGCTCGTCCAACATGGCCCAAGGCCCAGCCAACGTGGCCCAAACCACCTCAAGGCTCATCCAATGTGGCCCAAACCACCTCAAGGCTCATCCAACGTGGCCCAAGGCCCATCCAACGTGGCCCAAGGCCCATCCAGCGTGGCCCAAGACCCAGCCAACGTGGCCCAAACCACCTCGAGGCTCATCCAACGTGGCCCAAACAATCCCAAGGCTCATCGAGCACAGCCCAAGCCATTACCCAACGCATTCTGA
- the LOC121063294 gene encoding DNA-directed RNA polymerase II subunit RPB1-like isoform X11, with product MWSSMVQNPSSVVQRGQAPLQCGPAQSGAHPMWPRVHLMWSNAHPTWSSTVRGSSYVAQNSSGMVQHSSYVVQRSPGFICHGPTLIQSGPAQPEAPPPHPRLLQRDAVWSKAHPVRSDVAQGSPDVVQCGPRSPAVVQHNPRLIQRGLGLILCGPARPEACPTRLKLGQCSPKPTEAHTRWPKAPVRWPQNSREVAQGSSSMAQTISRLIQHGPKLVQHGPRPSQRGPNHLKAHPMWPKPPQGSSNVAQGPSNVAQGSSNVAQTIPRLIEHSPSHYPTHSEPPQGSHEVAQRSPNTTRTIPRLTPGGPRLTQRIPNHSKARPPWPDASQDPSCAPRPLQQHPTLVRPPRDRP from the exons ATGTGGTCCAGCATGGTCCAAAACCCATCCAGCGTGGTCCAGCGTGGTCAAGCACCTCTCCAGTGTGGTCCAGCACAGTCCGGGGCTCATCCTATGTGGCCCAGGGTTCATCTGATGTGGTCCAACGCT CATCCAACGTGGTCCAGCACAGTCCGTGGCTCATCCTACGTGGCCCAGAACTCATCTGGTATGGTTCAGCACTCATCCTA CGTGGTCCAGCGCAGCCCAGGGTTCATCTGCCATGGCCCGACGCTCATCCAAAGTGGTCCAGCACAGCCCGAGGCTCCTCCACCACATCCAAGGCTCCTCCAGCGTGATGCAGTGTGGTCCAAGGCTCACCCAGTGCGGTCTGACGTGGCCCAAGGCTCACCCGATGTGGTCCAGTGCGGCCCGCGCTCTCCTGCTGTGGTTCAGCACAACCCAAGGCTTATCCAACGTGGCCTGGGCCTCATCCTGTGTGGTCCCGCGAGGCCCGAGGCTTGTCCGACACGGCTCAAGTTGGGCCAGTGCAGCCCCAAACCAACCGAGGCTCACACAAGATGGCCCAAAGCTCCCGTGAGGTGGCCCCAAAACTCACGTGAGGTGGCCCAAGGCTCATCCAGCATGGCCCAAACCATCTCAAGGCTCATCCAGCATGGCCCAAAGCTCGTCCAACATGGCCCAAGGCCCAGCCAACGTGGCCCAAACCACCTCAAGGCTCATCCAATGTGGCCCAAACCACCTCAAGGCTCATCCAACGTGGCCCAAGGCCCATCCAACGTGGCCCAAG GCTCATCCAACGTGGCCCAAACAATCCCAAGGCTCATCGAGCACAGCCCAAGCCATTACCCAACGCATTCTGAACCACCCCAAGGCTCACACGAGGTGGCCCAGCGCTCCCCCAACACAACCCGAACCATCCCAAGGCTCACGCCAGGTGGCCCGAGGCTCACCCAACGCATTCCAAACCATTCCAAGGCTCGCCCACCCTGGCCCGACGCATCCCAGGACCCATCCTGCGCCCCGAggcccctccagcagcacccaacCCTTGTCCGACCTCCCCGGGACCGACCCTAA